The Carassius auratus strain Wakin unplaced genomic scaffold, ASM336829v1 scaf_tig00001591, whole genome shotgun sequence genome includes a window with the following:
- the LOC113069375 gene encoding GTP-binding protein Di-Ras1-like produces the protein MPEQSNDYRVVVFGAGGVGKSSLVLRFVKGTFRDTYIPTVEDTYRQVISCDKSVCTLEITDTTGSHQFPAMQRLSISKGHAFILVYSITSRQSLEELKPIYQQVLAIKGNVENIPIMLVGNKSDETQREVETKEGEAQANIWKCAFMETSAKTNTNVKELFQELLNLDKKRDMSLNMRSSKQRRADKLKAKCSVM, from the coding sequence ATGCCAGAGCAGAGTAACGATTACCGGGTGGTGGTGTTTGGAGCAGGGGGAGTGGGCAAGAGCTCCTTGGTTCTGCGCTTCGTTAAAGGCACCTTCAGGGACACCTACATCCCGACAGTGGAGGACACGTACCGGCAGGTCATCAGCTGCGACAAGAGCGTATGCACTCTGGAGATCACTGACACCACTGGCAGCCACCAGTTCCCTGCGATGCAGCGTCTGTCCATCTCCAAAGGCCATGCCTTCATCCTGGTCTACTCCATCACCAGCAGGCAGTCGCTGGAGGAGCTGAAGCCCATCTACCAGCAAGTGCTGGCCATCAAAGGTAACGTGGAGAACATCCCCATCATGCTTGTCGGCAACAAGAGCGACGAGACCCAGCGCGAGGTGGAGACCAAGGAGGGCGAAGCTCAGGCAAACATCTGGAAATGCGCGTTCATGGAAACATCAGCCAAGACCAACACCAACGTGAAGGAGCTTTTTCAGGAGCTCCTGAACCTGGATAAGAAGCGTGATATGAGTCTGAACATGCGCTCCAGCAAGCAGAGACGTGCAGACAAGCTGAAGGCCAAGTGTAGTGTGATGTAG